Part of the Desulfovibrio sp. TomC genome is shown below.
GGTTGGACCGGAAAACAAGCCCAGTAGGGCGTGGCTCGGTTGGGCCCAGGCCAGGAGAAGGGCCAGGGTCAGGCCGGCGCAGGCGGTGAGCGTTAGGCGATCAAGTGTTTTAACGAACATGGGGCTTCCTTTTATGGCTGTGGTCCGGGCTGGACTGGTTGGAATAAAGCAGACTGGATCAGTATATTTTTTTTGCCTCAGCAACGTGTGTGCCAAACAGTCCTGCCCGGCAGTTAAGTCTCATAACCGGCTGGGATGGCTTGGAACGGGCCGTGCACTGCGTCGGACGGGTCTGTTTCCGTGTGGGGACTGACCTAAATTGTGTATGATTTATGGACAGCCGTGACGGCAATGCGTATAAAAAAATGACGCAGTGTTTTGTTTCTATCCATCAGCCGCCAGGAAGGCGCGGACGGGCAAAAATGTGTTGCAGGTAACCAGACGATGGCCGTTTCGCGGCGGCGCTTCCCCACTGCTGTTTCTCGGCGCTGCCGGCATTCTGGCTGCCGTGGTGACGGTCATGGCCGTCATCGATATCGGTCGGGAAAAGCAATATGTGACCGAGCTTTTGCTGGAAAAGGGCGCAGCCCTGATCAAGGCTTTTGAGGCCGGCACCCGGACCGGGATGCGCGGGGCTTTTGGAGCGGAGGTCCGTCTGCAGCATCTGCTTGAGGAAACCGCCAATCAACCCGGCATCTTCTATCTTGCCGTCACGGACGAGAGCGGCCGTATCCTGGCCCACAGCGACGCCTCACGTATCGGGCACACGCTCTTCTCCCCCCAGGCCATGGCCGATCTGGCCCCGGACGCCACGGAAAAGTGGCGGCTGGCCCAGGAAGAGGGGGATGGACGCCGCTCGCTGCTTGTCTATCGGCGTTTCGTCCCTTCGGCCATGGGCCGGGGGCCGCACGGCCTAAAAGCCCATCCGCCGGTCGAGAATCGGGATTTCCTATGTACCGACGATTGTGACGTTCAGGGGATGCGCCGGCCGCTTCGGGGCGTGCCGCTGGTTATTTTCGTGGGGCTCGACGTAGCCCCCATTGAGGCCGCCCGTCGGGCCGATCTCTTCAATATGCTGGCCACGGCTTCGGTGGTGCTCATCCTCGGACTGGGCGGAGTGTTGGGACTGTTTCTGGCTCAGAGTTACCGGGCCCAGCGTCGGGCGCTACGCCAGACCACGGCTTTGGCTTCGGAAGTGGTGGCGTCCATGCCGGCGGGGTTGGTGCTGATTGGGCCGGATGGCCGGGTGGCCATGGCCAATGGGGCGGCCGAGAGTCTGGCCGGGGTGGCTCCGGGAGGGCTCATTGGCCGGTCGGCGGCCGAGGTGTTGCCGCCGGAGGTGTTGCACAATCCGCCAACCGAAGAGCGCGAGATGGATCTTTCCCTGGCCGGCGGACCGGTTGCGGCCCACGGGGTATCGGTTTCGGCGGTGCGTACGGATGAGGGGACGCCGGTCGGGTCGCTGGTTGTGCTGCGCGATCTGCGCGAGGTCCGTCGACTGGAGGCCGAGGTCCGCCGCCGGGAGAAGCTCGCAGCCGTTGGCAATCTGGCCGCCGGGGTGGCCCATGAGATCCGAAATCCCCTCAGTTCCATCCGGGGCTATGCCGCTTATTTCGGGGCCAAGTTCGCCCCGGGCAGCGAGGATCGCCAAGCCGCTGAGATCATGGTGCGCGAGGTGGACCGGCTCAACCGCGTCATCTCGGAATTGATCGAATTCGCCCGTCCCTCGGACCTCAAACGCCGGCCGGTGCGGCTGTCCGATCTGGCCGGCCACGCCGCCCGGCTGATTCGGCCCGATGCCCTGGCCCGGGGCGTGACCATCGCCCAAGAGCCCTCCAACGCCGATCCCCTGGTCCTGGCCGATCCCGACCGGCTGGCCCAGGCCGTGCTCAATCTGTGCCTCAACGCCGTCCAGGCCATGGACTCCGGCGGCGTCATGGGGCTTGGCGTGGGGGTGGCGGCCGATGGCCGGGCCTACCTGGAAGTGACGGACACCGGCAGCGGCATTGATCCGGCTGACCGGGATCGGATATTTGATCCCTACTACACCACCAAATCACTGGGCACGGGCCTGGGCCTGCCCATCGCGCACAAAATCGTGGTTGCCCATGGCGGGGAGATCCAACTGACGACCCGGCCCCAGGGCGGCACATCGGCCAGGGTGGTATTGCCCCAGGCCGGGGACCAGGCCGGGCCAAATGCGGAGGACAGCGATGCTGGCGAGTATATTGGTGGTTGACGATGACAACGGGCATCTGTCCATGCTGCGCACGGTGCTTTCGGGCTGGGGCTATGGCGTGGCCGGGGCCGGCGATGGGGCCGAGGCTGTGGCCATGGTCCGGGAGAAGCCCTTTGACGCCGTGCTCCTTGACGTGCGTATGGCCGGCATGGGCGGCATGGAGGCCCTGGCCCGCATCAAGGAATACAACCCGGCCGTGCCGGTCCTGATCATGACGGCCTATTCGTCGGTGGAAACGGCGGTCTCGGCGCTTAAGTCCGGGGCCTATGATTACCTGACCAAGCCGCTCGACCTGGACGTGTTGCGTCTGACCCTGGAGCGCGCACTTGATCATGTGCGTCTGGCCCGGGAGAATGTCAGCCTGCGCCAAAAGCT
Proteins encoded:
- a CDS encoding ATP-binding protein, whose protein sequence is MLQVTRRWPFRGGASPLLFLGAAGILAAVVTVMAVIDIGREKQYVTELLLEKGAALIKAFEAGTRTGMRGAFGAEVRLQHLLEETANQPGIFYLAVTDESGRILAHSDASRIGHTLFSPQAMADLAPDATEKWRLAQEEGDGRRSLLVYRRFVPSAMGRGPHGLKAHPPVENRDFLCTDDCDVQGMRRPLRGVPLVIFVGLDVAPIEAARRADLFNMLATASVVLILGLGGVLGLFLAQSYRAQRRALRQTTALASEVVASMPAGLVLIGPDGRVAMANGAAESLAGVAPGGLIGRSAAEVLPPEVLHNPPTEEREMDLSLAGGPVAAHGVSVSAVRTDEGTPVGSLVVLRDLREVRRLEAEVRRREKLAAVGNLAAGVAHEIRNPLSSIRGYAAYFGAKFAPGSEDRQAAEIMVREVDRLNRVISELIEFARPSDLKRRPVRLSDLAGHAARLIRPDALARGVTIAQEPSNADPLVLADPDRLAQAVLNLCLNAVQAMDSGGVMGLGVGVAADGRAYLEVTDTGSGIDPADRDRIFDPYYTTKSLGTGLGLPIAHKIVVAHGGEIQLTTRPQGGTSARVVLPQAGDQAGPNAEDSDAGEYIGG